A stretch of Lactuca sativa cultivar Salinas chromosome 6, Lsat_Salinas_v11, whole genome shotgun sequence DNA encodes these proteins:
- the LOC111901118 gene encoding uncharacterized protein LOC111901118, whose translation MVESEVYSSRIFSHFREEIGEEELSVLPRHTKVIVTGNNRTKSVLVGLQGVVKKAVGLGGWHWLVLKNGVEVKLQRNALSVLEPPTGHEEDGEYEFDNSSCGSDVGEKDNFFSGAMEFSKASKPRVRYTRPWGQGQGQGQSQSTKHFNRIGSKEVQSNTNPSYTKVNFAKLGFDTLWRYYSTFNLGNIHSNPTKEQLVIAIQKHFASQRVSEVEVIMEFVHAAKRQKKGRTHRETS comes from the exons ATGGTGGAATCTGAGGTGTATTCTTCTAGAATCTTCTCACATTTTCGAGAAGAAATTGGTGAAGAAGAGCTTTCTGTTCTTCCAAGACATACAAAAGTTATTGTAACTGGAAACAACCGAACAAAATCGGTTTTGGTTGGTCTTCAAGGTGTTGTCAAAAAGGCTGTTGGCCTAGGTGGTTGGCATTGGCTG gTTTTGAAGAATGGAGTGGAAGTGAAGCTACAAAGGAATGCTTTGAGTGTTCTTGAACCCCCTACAGGTCATGAAGAAGATGGAGAATATGAATTTGATAATTCTAGTTGTGGCTCTGATGTTGGTGAAAAAGACAATTTCTTTT CTGGTGCTATGGAGTTCAGCAAAGCAAGCAAGCCTAGGGTTCGATACACAAGACCATGGGGTCAAGGTCAAGGTCAAGGTCAATCTCAGTCAACAAAACATTTTAATCGTATTGGTTCCAAAGAAGTTCAATCCAATACGAATCCATCTTACACA AAAGTCAACTTCGCGAAGCTTGGATTTGACACACTGTGGCGATATTATAGCACCTTCAACCTT GGAAACATACATTCTAATCCAACAAAGGAACAACTGGTGATTGCAATCCAAAAGCATTTTGCTTCACAG CGAGTGAGTGAAGTGGAAGTGATAATGGAGTTCGTTCATGCTGCAAAAAGACAGAAAAAAGGAAGAACACACAGGGAAACAAGTTGA